The sequence GTTGACAGGAAGCTGGAAGGTCTCGCCATCGAGCGAAAACTGTCCCTTGGCGATGCGGTTGGCGTAGCGGCCGACGGTGGCACCGAAGAATTTTCGTTCGGCAAGATAGCCGGCGAAGGCATCGTGGCCGAGCACGACGTCGTCATAGCCGCCTTTGGCGTCCGGCGCGACCAGGGCCTGGATCACCGCGCCATGGGTGATGATGCGGGCTTCGAAGCCGGCCTCGCCGCGCAGCGCGATGCGCTCGACATTGCGGCCATCAGGCAGCGTTCCGAAGACGTCTTTTGTTATTTTTGAACCAGCCATGTTCAGACCACAAATGGTTCGACCAGCGTGCGCCTGCCGAGCAGGAAGGCATCGGCGACGAGACGGAGCGGCGCCAGGTCGACGTCGCTCGCGCCTGTTGCGGCGAGCTCGACGAAACGGTGGTACAGCTCGCGATATTCCTCGTCGGGCGCGTCAGCAACAACCTTGCCGTCGACCGCCATGATCCTGCCGCCGCGGGACAACGTCATTTGTCCCTGGTCGGCTTCGACGAGGATATCCCAGCTCTGCGGCCCGATCTGGCGGAAATCGAACTCGGCGGTGACAGGCAGACCGGCGAGGTCGGTCAGCGTCAGGTTCGCGGCAATCGGCGCTTGGCAATTGGAAGGAAAGGCCAGCTCGGCCGCGGTGACGAACACGGGTCTTGGCAGAATGCGGGTCAGGATCGACAGCGCGTTGACACCGGGATCGAAGACGCCGAGGCCGCCCGGCTCCCAGATCCACGCCTGCCCGGGATGCCAGATACGGACATCTTCTTTCCAATTGATGTGCACGGATTTGATCCGCCGCGTTGCCAGCCATGCGCGGGCCGGCTCGACGGCGGGCGCATGGCGCGAATGCCAGGTTGCGAACAACGTGCGCTTCGCATCCGCAGCCATCGCGATCAGCGGATCGAGCTCGGCGACGCTGGTACCGGGCGGCTTCTCCAGCATCACGTGCTTGCCGGCCGCGAGCGCCGCAGCCGCTTGAGCGCGGCGCACCTGCGGCGGCGTGCAGAGCGAAACCGCATCGATCGGCGGACCCTGCTCCAGCAATTCTTCGATCGTGGCAAAATGCGGCAGATCCGGCAGCGAGGCGTTGCGGCTGGCTACGGCCGCAAGCGTCGCCCCCGGGGTCGCGGCGATCGCACTGAGGTGCTGATCGCGCGCGATCTTGCCGAAGCCGACGATGGCGATGCGAAGGTCAGTCACGCCTATTCTCCAGTCGTTGCAGATGGCAGCGCTTCGGCCGGCGCGGTCTCGATCACCGTGCCCTCATGGCGGCGCATGCCGTTGTGAATGACATAGATCATGGCTTCCGACGCGGCTTCCGCATCGCCCGCGGCGATGGCATCGACGATCTTCTGGTGCCAGTCCAGCACGGTGTCGCGGTCTTCAGGTTCGACCGGCGCGCTGAGCAGGAACGAGGCGCGAAGAGCGGCCTCGATGACGTGCCCGATCGAGCGCATGAACAGATTGCCGGAGGCGCGCGCCACGGCAACGTGAAGGGCGAGGTCGGCGTCGGCAAAGCCGACGGAATCGGAGGCTTCAAGCCGCATGCGCTGCATGCAGCGGCGCAACTCGGCGATATCTTGCTCGGACCGCTGGGCGGCTGCGAGCACGGCGGCGCGCGGCTCGACCGCGAGACGGATCTCGGCGAGATCGTTGAGGAAACGCTTGTCGATGCCGGCGTCAAGGTGCCAAGCCAGTACGTCGGCGTCGAACATGTTCCAGGCGGCGCGCTCGCGCACGACAGTGCCGACCCGGGCCTTGGTGGTGAGCAGGCCCTTGGCGACCAAGGTCTTCACACTCTCGCGCAGCACCGGCCGCGACACGCCGAACATCGCGATCATCTCGGCATCGCCAGGCAGGCGCGTTCCCTCCGCGTAGCGGCCGGCGATGATGTCGACGCCGATCGAACGGGCCACTTCCGCATGGTTGGAATGGGCCCGCCGCGTCGGGATGACGACGATGCGCGAGGTCATGAGGCAGCTCCAGCGCGTCTCGCCACGGGCCGGCGAGCCAGCAGCTGCTGCAAGGCGTCCGTGAGGAGATTGCCGACCACGCGTATGGAGGCAAAGTTGGGAAACTGCACCGCGCAGGCTGCAAAGCCCGGGACGAGCACGATGGACGTGATCAGGACAGGCGGCAGGCCTTTCATGGTTTCGTCCTCCGCAGCCGCGACATCGGCGATGCTGAGGTCATCAGGCGTGTCTCCCGAGTGATCT comes from Bradyrhizobium diazoefficiens and encodes:
- a CDS encoding Gfo/Idh/MocA family protein, giving the protein MTDLRIAIVGFGKIARDQHLSAIAATPGATLAAVASRNASLPDLPHFATIEELLEQGPPIDAVSLCTPPQVRRAQAAAALAAGKHVMLEKPPGTSVAELDPLIAMAADAKRTLFATWHSRHAPAVEPARAWLATRRIKSVHINWKEDVRIWHPGQAWIWEPGGLGVFDPGVNALSILTRILPRPVFVTAAELAFPSNCQAPIAANLTLTDLAGLPVTAEFDFRQIGPQSWDILVEADQGQMTLSRGGRIMAVDGKVVADAPDEEYRELYHRFVELAATGASDVDLAPLRLVADAFLLGRRTLVEPFVV
- a CDS encoding FadR/GntR family transcriptional regulator, translated to MTSRIVVIPTRRAHSNHAEVARSIGVDIIAGRYAEGTRLPGDAEMIAMFGVSRPVLRESVKTLVAKGLLTTKARVGTVVRERAAWNMFDADVLAWHLDAGIDKRFLNDLAEIRLAVEPRAAVLAAAQRSEQDIAELRRCMQRMRLEASDSVGFADADLALHVAVARASGNLFMRSIGHVIEAALRASFLLSAPVEPEDRDTVLDWHQKIVDAIAAGDAEAASEAMIYVIHNGMRRHEGTVIETAPAEALPSATTGE